A genomic segment from Polyangium mundeleinium encodes:
- a CDS encoding serine/threonine-protein kinase encodes MKAGDCIGGDYRLVRPLGEGAMGSVWEAQSERTARRVAIKLILRPSADLRLRLSREARAFKSLSHPNIVDVYDAGETSAGDPFLVMQLLSGETLADLLERERRLPSKQAARIGRDVALALAAAHGARIIHRDLKPENVFLHRESSTDGFVVKVLDFGVAKQLDTKDCVRTVTGVMVGTPGYMSPEQVLCVEDLDFRTDVWSLGVVLYEMLTGVRPFKGNVDVLFQQILKAAIPPVASRVRHVDPRLADLVDRCLQRERDKRIQSAEEVAALLEPMASARELLPLVDPALEVPIPSTLPRPDILPETQKFTLAIDGTTPEEADAPTQIGEVALKGTVILPPGANPNTDGDERRPALPGFDGPRAPWRDASLSAILTATTTQVSATAGNHTAPSTVMTVGAITVTAGSEPPDGTLQKQRRRRQVMRRGALLLLLVAAPFLIFIVASRATTKTPADMAVPNGTIVLPSPPPAPDDMARMAPAPASLPEAQPAPSSSSDAGPAPHVDGPDQRSALPIHGGKPPADPPAQRAPTTAKAKSPAPSTKAPAGGKACPRFFPNCKR; translated from the coding sequence ATGAAAGCCGGAGACTGCATCGGGGGTGACTATCGCCTCGTCCGTCCACTCGGCGAGGGGGCGATGGGGTCGGTGTGGGAGGCGCAAAGCGAGCGCACCGCGCGTCGCGTCGCCATCAAGCTGATTCTGCGGCCAAGCGCGGACCTCCGCCTTCGCCTCAGCCGCGAGGCGCGCGCATTCAAGAGTTTGTCCCATCCGAATATCGTCGACGTCTACGACGCCGGCGAGACGTCCGCGGGGGATCCTTTTCTCGTCATGCAGCTCCTCTCGGGGGAGACGCTCGCCGATCTCCTGGAGCGGGAGCGCAGGCTGCCGTCCAAGCAAGCCGCGAGGATCGGACGGGACGTCGCGCTCGCCCTCGCGGCGGCGCACGGGGCCCGCATCATTCACCGCGATCTGAAGCCGGAGAACGTGTTTCTCCACCGAGAATCGAGCACCGACGGCTTTGTCGTGAAGGTCCTCGATTTCGGCGTGGCCAAGCAGCTCGATACAAAGGACTGCGTCCGCACCGTCACGGGCGTCATGGTCGGCACACCGGGGTACATGAGCCCCGAGCAGGTGCTTTGCGTCGAGGATCTCGATTTCCGCACGGATGTGTGGTCGCTGGGCGTCGTCCTGTACGAGATGCTCACCGGCGTGCGGCCCTTCAAGGGCAACGTGGACGTCCTCTTCCAGCAAATCCTGAAGGCCGCGATTCCGCCGGTCGCGAGCCGCGTCCGTCACGTCGACCCGCGGCTCGCCGATCTCGTCGACCGATGCCTGCAGCGCGAGAGGGACAAACGTATCCAATCCGCGGAAGAAGTCGCGGCCCTGCTCGAGCCCATGGCGAGCGCGCGCGAGCTGCTTCCCCTCGTGGATCCGGCGCTGGAGGTTCCCATTCCGTCGACACTCCCGCGCCCCGACATCCTGCCGGAGACGCAGAAGTTCACGCTGGCGATCGACGGCACGACGCCCGAGGAGGCCGATGCGCCGACGCAAATCGGGGAAGTCGCCCTGAAGGGTACGGTCATCCTTCCCCCCGGGGCGAATCCGAACACCGACGGAGACGAGCGGCGCCCTGCGCTCCCGGGGTTCGATGGACCACGGGCGCCCTGGCGAGATGCGTCCCTGAGCGCCATTCTCACCGCGACCACGACGCAGGTCTCCGCCACCGCAGGGAACCACACCGCGCCGAGCACCGTGATGACCGTCGGAGCCATCACCGTGACGGCCGGGAGCGAACCACCGGACGGCACATTGCAGAAACAGCGGCGAAGGCGGCAAGTGATGCGCCGGGGGGCGCTCTTGCTCCTGCTCGTCGCGGCGCCGTTCTTGATTTTCATCGTGGCGTCCCGGGCGACCACGAAAACACCCGCGGACATGGCCGTGCCAAACGGGACGATCGTGCTCCCCTCGCCTCCGCCCGCGCCGGACGACATGGCGCGGATGGCGCCCGCGCCCGCGTCGCTGCCGGAGGCCCAACCCGCGCCGTCCTCCTCGTCGGACGCAGGGCCCGCGCCGCATGTCGACGGCCCGGATCAACGGAGCGCATTGCCCATCCACGGGGGCAAGCCGCCGGCCGATCCGCCGGCACAACGCGCCCCGACGACAGCAAAGGCGAAATCACCCGCCCCGAGCACGAAGGCGCCCGCAGGCGGGAAGGCATGCCCTCGATTTTTCCCGAATTGCAAGCGCTGA
- a CDS encoding ATP-binding protein gives MARRRSFAGMAVVRPVVLGMLMVGLFLLDITTPLGFMFPYGYVVPVCLAVWLPRRSATLIVVGGCTLLTTLGFFLTTGTPVVPPWVDATGRVSSVVVLWVTTAFGVQWRSAAERLRTVAEQSAQEVAKRRRMQEALEAHNTHLGLLAKAAGRLVLSDEPAELLGPMFAELGAELGVELYFNYMTGHTPKTLELESSGGLTDELRERYHVLHYGEFLCGSVAETGKPLILEDLQHSTFPGSGPLKGVGAQVYAGYPLIAHGRVLGTLAFATSRRPRYTDDELRLMQTLSDQVAAVIDRGELLHRLKESERAAQRHLAELQSVYKTSPAGLCVLDTELRYVNVNETLAQYNGAPVAAHIGRTIGEVLRGETGPIELLLRRVFETGESSMDHEYRMETPAQPGVLRDWISSYVPIKDPAGVVQAVNVVVQEVTRLKQTERALREAGLALEEADRRKDEFLAMLGHELRNPLAPIRTAVKVLDMQAGRSPEARQTLAMIERQIAHMARMIDDLLDVSRISRGKLELRKEPCDVVQIVRDVANDYGSIVSGNGLALSLSLPDEPRWVEGDPTRLSQIVGNLLHNAVKFTDAGGQIEVRVDEAPRTNQVCITVSDTGIGMDAAMLGRLFETFSQADRSLDRSRGGLGLGLAVVKGLVELHGGAVEADSAGPGKGSTLRVWLPLSAEAALTAPSPSAAAPRQTDGPLRILVIEDNHDTADILQNLLVLLGYRTEVAYTGPEGIEAAKRLRPDVVLCDLGLPDMDGFAVARALRALPATAGSYLIAQTGYGGAEDRRRALAAGFDSHMTKPIDPAELERVLSSVADMRRERPRAVPRRPVRRSA, from the coding sequence ATGGCCCGGCGGCGCTCGTTCGCGGGGATGGCCGTGGTGCGTCCCGTCGTCCTCGGGATGCTCATGGTCGGGCTCTTCCTCCTGGATATCACGACGCCCCTGGGATTCATGTTTCCCTACGGATACGTCGTGCCCGTCTGCCTCGCCGTATGGCTCCCCCGTCGCAGCGCCACGCTCATCGTCGTCGGGGGATGCACGCTCCTCACGACGCTCGGCTTCTTTCTCACCACGGGGACGCCCGTCGTTCCGCCTTGGGTCGACGCCACGGGCCGCGTGTCGAGCGTGGTGGTCCTCTGGGTCACGACGGCGTTCGGCGTGCAATGGCGGAGCGCGGCCGAGCGGCTGCGCACGGTCGCAGAGCAGAGCGCGCAAGAGGTGGCCAAACGGAGGCGCATGCAGGAGGCCCTGGAAGCCCATAACACGCACCTCGGCCTGCTCGCCAAGGCCGCCGGGCGCCTCGTCCTCAGCGACGAGCCCGCGGAGCTGCTCGGGCCGATGTTCGCCGAACTCGGCGCCGAGCTCGGCGTGGAGCTTTATTTCAATTACATGACGGGACATACGCCCAAGACGCTCGAACTCGAATCGAGCGGGGGGCTCACGGACGAGCTGCGCGAGCGATACCACGTGCTCCACTACGGCGAGTTCCTCTGCGGCTCGGTGGCCGAGACGGGCAAGCCCCTCATCCTCGAAGACCTCCAGCATTCCACGTTCCCCGGATCCGGCCCGCTCAAGGGGGTCGGCGCGCAGGTCTACGCCGGCTATCCCCTCATCGCCCACGGCCGCGTGCTCGGCACGCTGGCCTTCGCGACGAGCCGGCGCCCCCGGTACACGGACGACGAGCTCCGGCTCATGCAGACGCTCAGCGACCAGGTGGCCGCCGTCATCGATCGCGGCGAGCTCCTCCACAGGCTCAAGGAGAGCGAGCGAGCCGCGCAGCGCCACCTCGCCGAGCTCCAGAGCGTGTACAAGACCTCGCCCGCGGGCCTCTGTGTCCTCGACACCGAGCTCCGGTACGTGAACGTCAACGAAACGCTGGCCCAATACAACGGCGCCCCTGTCGCCGCCCACATCGGTCGCACGATAGGGGAGGTCCTGCGCGGCGAGACGGGGCCCATCGAGCTCTTGCTCCGTCGCGTCTTCGAGACCGGCGAAAGCTCGATGGACCACGAGTATCGAATGGAGACCCCCGCGCAGCCTGGGGTCTTGCGGGATTGGATTTCGAGCTACGTGCCAATCAAGGATCCGGCGGGCGTGGTGCAGGCCGTCAACGTCGTGGTGCAAGAGGTCACCCGGCTGAAGCAGACCGAGCGCGCGCTGCGCGAGGCGGGGCTCGCGCTCGAGGAGGCCGATCGCCGCAAAGACGAGTTTCTGGCCATGCTCGGGCACGAACTCCGAAATCCCCTGGCCCCCATTCGCACGGCCGTGAAGGTCCTCGACATGCAGGCCGGCCGCTCGCCGGAGGCGCGCCAGACGCTGGCCATGATCGAGCGGCAAATCGCACACATGGCCCGGATGATCGACGATCTCCTCGACGTCTCGCGGATCTCCCGCGGCAAGCTGGAGCTGCGCAAGGAGCCTTGTGACGTCGTGCAGATCGTCCGCGACGTCGCCAACGATTACGGGTCCATCGTGTCGGGCAATGGCCTCGCGCTCTCGCTCTCCTTGCCGGACGAACCCCGCTGGGTGGAAGGCGATCCCACCCGGCTCTCGCAGATCGTGGGCAATTTGCTGCACAACGCGGTCAAATTCACGGACGCGGGCGGGCAGATCGAAGTGCGGGTGGACGAGGCCCCGCGGACGAACCAGGTCTGCATCACGGTCAGCGATACCGGGATCGGAATGGATGCGGCCATGCTCGGGCGGCTCTTCGAGACATTCAGCCAGGCCGATCGGAGCCTCGACCGATCACGCGGCGGGCTCGGGCTCGGGCTCGCCGTGGTCAAGGGGCTGGTCGAATTGCACGGCGGCGCCGTCGAGGCCGATAGCGCGGGGCCGGGGAAAGGCTCGACGCTCCGCGTGTGGCTCCCGCTCTCGGCGGAGGCCGCGCTCACCGCACCGTCGCCCTCGGCGGCGGCGCCTCGACAAACCGACGGCCCTTTGCGGATCCTCGTCATCGAGGACAACCACGACACGGCCGACATCCTGCAGAACTTGCTCGTGCTCCTCGGATATCGCACCGAGGTGGCGTACACGGGCCCCGAGGGAATCGAGGCGGCGAAGCGGCTGCGCCCCGACGTGGTGCTCTGTGATCTCGGCCTGCCGGACATGGATGGTTTCGCGGTGGCCCGCGCGCTCCGCGCGCTCCCCGCGACGGCGGGCAGTTATCTCATCGCGCAGACCGGATACGGCGGCGCGGAGGATCGCCGCCGCGCGCTCGCCGCGGGATTCGATTCCCACATGACGAAGCCGATCGATCCCGCGGAGCTCGAACGTGTCCTCTCCTCCGTTGCGGACATGCGCCGCGAACGCCCGCGGGCCGTCCCTCGGAGGCCGGTGCGTCGCTCGGCGTGA
- a CDS encoding S1C family serine protease codes for MVRRLAAAITLTLSFSPALAWAAGGELAELAERTKPSVVLLTVEDATGHKVGTGTGFFVSSDGRIVTNHHVVDGAAKVTATLADGSKLAILGRLGDDEARDIAILKADGAGLPALALGDSSGVATGDEVVVIGSPLGLSGTLTVGIVSAKRERGVGKEIDRASELESWGIQITAAISPGSSGSPIMTRRGEVVAVAVGTLNQSQSLNFGIPIEVVKGMLEKLGPAAPVIPFESNPEQDVLRNLLISAAVIGGLVVVVAVWNFVSARGSRPKARRGN; via the coding sequence ATGGTTCGTCGGCTCGCGGCAGCGATAACCTTGACGCTCTCCTTCTCGCCGGCCCTCGCCTGGGCGGCCGGCGGTGAGCTCGCCGAACTCGCGGAGCGCACGAAGCCCTCGGTCGTGCTTCTCACGGTGGAGGACGCGACGGGCCACAAGGTCGGGACGGGGACGGGCTTTTTCGTTTCGTCGGACGGGCGGATCGTCACGAACCACCACGTCGTGGACGGCGCCGCGAAGGTGACGGCGACGCTCGCCGATGGCTCGAAGCTCGCGATCCTCGGGCGCCTCGGCGACGACGAGGCGCGGGACATCGCCATTCTGAAAGCGGATGGGGCGGGGCTGCCGGCGCTCGCGCTCGGCGATTCGAGCGGCGTCGCGACGGGCGACGAGGTCGTGGTCATCGGTAGCCCCCTGGGACTCTCGGGCACGCTGACGGTGGGAATCGTCTCGGCGAAACGCGAGCGCGGCGTGGGCAAGGAAATCGATCGGGCCTCGGAGCTCGAATCGTGGGGCATCCAGATCACGGCCGCGATTTCCCCTGGCTCGAGCGGATCCCCCATCATGACGAGGCGCGGCGAGGTCGTCGCCGTCGCGGTGGGCACCTTGAATCAATCGCAGAGCTTGAACTTCGGCATCCCGATCGAGGTGGTGAAGGGAATGCTCGAAAAGCTCGGGCCGGCGGCGCCCGTGATCCCCTTCGAGAGCAATCCGGAGCAGGACGTGCTCCGCAATTTGTTGATATCGGCCGCCGTGATCGGGGGGCTCGTCGTCGTGGTCGCCGTGTGGAACTTCGTGTCCGCGCGCGGGTCACGTCCAAAGGCGCGCCGGGGGAATTAG